A genomic region of Neisseria cinerea contains the following coding sequences:
- a CDS encoding manganese efflux pump MntP produces MSLYALLLVALGMSMDAFAVALAKGAAVRMPPRKIAATALVFGTVEALTPLAGWVGGFYAKPFISEWDHWVAFVLLGGLGLKMMREGLSGEAEDARETKRESWWLTVLTAFGTSIDSMIVGVGLAFMEVNIAFAAAVIGMATTVMVTVGLTAGRAFGVLFGRRAEFAGGLVLIAIGTWTLLSHLGLIQ; encoded by the coding sequence ATGAGTCTTTACGCTTTGCTCTTGGTTGCGCTGGGAATGTCGATGGATGCGTTTGCCGTCGCATTGGCAAAGGGTGCGGCGGTCAGGATGCCTCCGCGCAAAATTGCAGCAACGGCCCTGGTGTTCGGCACGGTCGAAGCACTCACGCCGCTGGCAGGCTGGGTAGGCGGTTTTTATGCCAAGCCGTTTATCAGCGAATGGGACCATTGGGTGGCTTTTGTCCTGCTGGGCGGGCTGGGTCTGAAAATGATGCGCGAAGGGTTGTCCGGCGAGGCGGAGGACGCGCGGGAAACCAAACGGGAAAGCTGGTGGTTGACGGTTCTGACTGCTTTTGGAACCAGTATTGATTCCATGATAGTCGGGGTGGGCTTGGCGTTTATGGAGGTAAACATCGCCTTTGCCGCCGCCGTAATCGGTATGGCGACTACGGTGATGGTTACCGTCGGGCTGACGGCGGGAAGGGCTTTTGGCGTACTGTTCGGCAGGCGTGCGGAATTTGCCGGAGGTTTGGTGTTGATTGCCATCGGTACATGGACGCTCTTGTCGCATTTGGGTTTGATTCAATGA